The Thermoanaerobaculia bacterium DNA segment CTCATGCCCCGCCCGCGACGGTCACGGCATCGGCATCGGACCGCGCGTGCGACAATCGCTCGAATGTCCGACGAGATCGTCGTTCCCCGTATCGGTCCGACGGACCGGCTGGTCGAGCTGCCGGCGCACCGGCTCGTCGACGCGGTCACCGGCGCGGCGCCGCGGCTTGCGACGGCGCTCCGGATCGCCGCGCGCGGCGACGTCCTCCTCGTCCGGTTCGACGCGCGGCACCGCGGCATCGTCGCGACGCTCCGCGAGACGAACGCCCCGCTCTGGACCGAGGACGTCGTGGAGGCGTTTCTGTCGGCCGAAGACCCGCCGCGCCGCTACGTCGAGCTCGAGGTGAACCCGCTCGGCGCGCGTTTCTCGGCGCGGGTCGACTCGCCCGAAGGAACGCGGAAGGGAATGTCCGTCGCGACTTTCGAGTGTCCCGGCTTTTCGGCCGGGGTCAAGCGCGGCGAGCGCCGCTGGAGCGCGCTGCTCCGCGTGCCCGCGTCGGCCTTCGGCGGCGAGTCCATTCCCGAGACCTTCCGCGCGAACTTCTTCCGCATCGACCGGGCGACGTCGGAGTTCTCCGCGCTCTTTCCGACCCGGGCGGACCCGCCGGATTTCCACGTCGGGTCGGCGTTCGGGAGATTTCGCGTCGCCGATGGCACCGGACTTGAATGATGTCGCGGATGTGGCGATCCCTGCGGATTTTCGCGCCTTCGTGATCGCGGCCGCGCTGCTCGCGGTCCCCGCGGCGTCGCTCTCTTCGTCGCAGCGGCCGATTCCCCGGAAGCATCGCAACAGCCACCGCCCGGCGCCGAAGCGCGTCGATTTCGACGCGCAGTCCGCCAACGACGCCGCCGTCGAGAAGCCGCTGTCGCGCGGCGTTTCCGGGCCGGCGGTGCTGCGGGCGCAGGTGCTCCTCGACCGCGCCCACTTCTCGCCGGGTGAGATCGACGGCTCGATGGGAGACAACACGCTCCGCGCCGCGGCGGCCTTCGACGCGGCCAACGGGATCGACGCCTCCGTCCCGGTCTCGGAGAAAACGTGGAAAGCGCTCGATCGCGACCGGAGCCCCGTCGTCGTTCCCTACATGATCGCGCCGGAGGACGAGGCGGGCCCGTTCCTCCCCATTCCCGAGGACATGATGGAGAAGGCGAATCTGCCGTCGATGCCGTACGCGTCTCCGCTCGAGGAGCTCGCCGAGCGATTCCACTCGAGCCCGGCGCTGCTCCGGAAGATGAATCCCGCGGCCGACTTCGGCGCCGCCGGCTCGACGATCATCGCGCTCGACGTCGACCGCGCGCCGCTCCCGAAGGCCGCCTCGATCCGCGTGAGCGGAAGCGATCTCTCCGTCACCGCCCTCGACGCCTCGGGGAAGGCGATCGCGCGCTACCCCGCGACCGTCGGAAGCGAGCACGATCCGCTGCCGCTGGGCGAGTGGAAGATCAACGGGATCGGGCACGACCCGGTCTTCCACTACAACCCGGATCTGTTCTGGGACGCCGATGCGAAGGACGGGAAGACGACGATCCCCGCGGGGCCCAACAATCCGGTCGGAGTCGTCTGGATCGATCTCTCGAAGCCGCATTACGGGATCCACGGAACGGCCGAGCCGGCGACGATCGGGAGATCGCAGTCGCACGGCTGCATCCGGCTGACGAACTGGGACGCGCTCGATCTCGCGCAGCTCGTCGCGCCCGGGACGCCGGCCTCTCTCGTTCCATGAAGAGCCTCGCGGAGAGCGCCCGCCCCGGAGATTCGGGGAACGTAAGGAGCGCCGGGCCGGGAGTCGTCGTCTTCTGGTCCGCGCTCGCGTTTTTCGTCGCCGCACTCGTCTTCTGGGTGCCCCGTCACCGGGTCGGCGCGCCGGCCTCGCGACTGCCGCGAGAGCCCTCCGCCGCGCGCGGCGCACCGCGCGCCGAGCCCTCCGGCGCAGACGGCGGGACGCAGCCGGCGCCCGACCGGGCCGGCGAGGTCCGTCTGTCGATGCCGATCGCGGGGCTTCGCCCGTCCGACCTGCGCGACAGCTTCGAGGAGATCCATTCCGGCCACCGCCACGAGGCGATCGACATCCTCGAGCCTCGCAATACCGCCGTTCTCGCGGTCGACGACGGCACCATCCGGAAGCTCTTCCACAGCGTGCCGGGAGGCATCACGATCTACCAGTTCGATCCGACGGAGACTCGCTGCTACTACTACGCTCATCTCGAGCGATACGCCGAGGGGCTCGCCGAGGGGCAGCGGGTGAGCTCCGGACAGACGATCGGATACGTCGGAACGTCGGGAAACGCCCCTCCGCAGACCCCGCACCTGCATTTCGCGATCTACCGGCTCGGGCCGGAAAAGCGGTGGTGGCAGGGGGAGGCGATCGACCCGTATCCCCTTCTGACGCGGGCGCGCCGATCCATCGAATGATGCGGGCGCGTGCCGCCCCCGGTCGGCCTGTGGCGTACGGGATCGCGGTACGCCTCGGCCGCCGGGGGCGACCCGCATCCCGCCTGACTCGCGGCCCGGCGCGCTTCGCCGTTGCATCCAAACTACTTCCGGGCACCGGGCACGTCCCTTCCCCCGGGTGACTATTGAAATCGACGAATCCGCGGCGGGAGAATCGCCGGGGGGCCAGCCATGTCCGAAAAAGAACAACTCGTCTCCGCGATGCCCGGGCCGCTCACCGAGGACGAGCTCCTCCGGATGAACGCGTACTGGCGCGCGGCGAACTATCTCTCCGTCGGGCAGATCTATCTCCTCGACAACCCGCTCCTGCGCCGGCCGCTGACGTCCGACGACGTGAAGCCGCGGCTCCTCGGGCACTGGGGAACCACACCCGGGCTCAACTTCGTCTACGTGCATCTCAACCGCCTCATCAAGCAGCACGAGATCGACGTGCTCTACGTCGCCGGTCCCGGGCACGGCGGTCCGGCGCTCGTCGCGAACACGTATCTCGAAGGCACGTACAGCGAGGTCTATCCCTCGATCACCCAGGACACGGCGGGTCTGCAGAAGCTCTTCAAGCAGTTTTCGTTCCCGGGAGGTATCCCGAGCCACGTCGCTCCCGAGACGCCCGGATCGATCCACGAGGGAGGGGAGCTCGGCTACGCGCTGGCCCACGCGTGTGGCGCCGCGTTCGACAAC contains these protein-coding regions:
- a CDS encoding carbohydrate-binding family 9-like protein is translated as MSDEIVVPRIGPTDRLVELPAHRLVDAVTGAAPRLATALRIAARGDVLLVRFDARHRGIVATLRETNAPLWTEDVVEAFLSAEDPPRRYVELEVNPLGARFSARVDSPEGTRKGMSVATFECPGFSAGVKRGERRWSALLRVPASAFGGESIPETFRANFFRIDRATSEFSALFPTRADPPDFHVGSAFGRFRVADGTGLE
- a CDS encoding L,D-transpeptidase family protein, coding for MAIPADFRAFVIAAALLAVPAASLSSSQRPIPRKHRNSHRPAPKRVDFDAQSANDAAVEKPLSRGVSGPAVLRAQVLLDRAHFSPGEIDGSMGDNTLRAAAAFDAANGIDASVPVSEKTWKALDRDRSPVVVPYMIAPEDEAGPFLPIPEDMMEKANLPSMPYASPLEELAERFHSSPALLRKMNPAADFGAAGSTIIALDVDRAPLPKAASIRVSGSDLSVTALDASGKAIARYPATVGSEHDPLPLGEWKINGIGHDPVFHYNPDLFWDADAKDGKTTIPAGPNNPVGVVWIDLSKPHYGIHGTAEPATIGRSQSHGCIRLTNWDALDLAQLVAPGTPASLVP
- a CDS encoding M23 family metallopeptidase, producing the protein MKSLAESARPGDSGNVRSAGPGVVVFWSALAFFVAALVFWVPRHRVGAPASRLPREPSAARGAPRAEPSGADGGTQPAPDRAGEVRLSMPIAGLRPSDLRDSFEEIHSGHRHEAIDILEPRNTAVLAVDDGTIRKLFHSVPGGITIYQFDPTETRCYYYAHLERYAEGLAEGQRVSSGQTIGYVGTSGNAPPQTPHLHFAIYRLGPEKRWWQGEAIDPYPLLTRARRSIE